In Sulfuriferula plumbiphila, the genomic window TTCTGGCCTTTGACCATCTGCACGATGCCTTCAACCACGTTATCGCGCTGGTTGAAGGCAACAATGCCGGAACGCGGGCGTGCACCGATCCCCACGTCACCAATGTCGCGCACCAGCACGGTTTTGCCGTCCCTGGCCAGCACCACCACGCGGGCAATATCGTCCACGCTGTTGAACAGCCCCTGACCACGCACCACCAATGCCTCGTCGCCACGCTTGATCAGGCCGCCCCCCACGTTGGCGCTGCCATTGGCGAGTGCCTGGCTGACCTGGTCCAGAGTGACGCCGTATTTTTTCAGCAATGCGGGATTAACATTGACCTGATATTCCTTGATCAGCCCACCAAAGCTCGCCACATCGGCCACACCCGGCACCATGCGCAGGGCAGGACGGATCTGCCAATCCTGAATCGCGCGCACCTCGGTCAGCGGCATATTGACCGGGGTATCCAGCACATAGCGATAAATTTCGCCCACCGCCGTGGTCAGCGGCGCCAGCGAGGGCTGCACGCCGGGCGGCAGGTTGACGTTCTGCAATTTTTCCAGCACCTGCTGGCGTGCAAAATAATCGTCAGTATGATCAGAAAAAGTCAGCGTGACGATGGACAGCCCGGTCATCGATACCGAGCGCAGCTGGGTGATGCGCGCCACCCCGCTCATTTCGCGCTCGATGGGCAGGGTGACGCTGCGCTCGACTTCTTCCGGCGCCTGCCCGGCCATTTGGGTCACCACCTGTACCTGCACGTCCTGCACATCGGGGAAGGCTTCGATCGGCAGGTCGCTCAACGCATGCCAGCCCAGCAGCACCAGCGCAACCACCATCAGCAGCACAAATACGCGTTGCTGCAGGGCAAAGGTAATCAGTTTATCCAGCATCGTATTCGCCCGGTTATTGGGTCACGCCCAGTTCGGAATTGAGCAGCAGCGCGCCACTGGTAACAATGCGTTCGCCCGGCCGCAGGCTGTCCACGCTGTAGGCATAGTCACGATCCTGTGCAGCGAGGGTGACGCGGCGCTTGCGTAATACGCCGGGTGCCTGCTCGACAAACACATAGCTGTACAGGCCGTCGCTGACCAGCGCTGCATTGGGGATGCGGAATGCCAGCTGGTCCGCATCGGCGAGCAGGGTGACCCGTGCAAACATTTCCGCCTTGAGCCGGGCAGCTCCGCTATCCACACTGCAGCGCAGCATGATGCGGCGGGTGACCGGGTCGAGTGCCGGGGCGATTTTGTCGATGTGACCGGCAAAACGCTGGCCGGGGTAAGCATCCACCTCAATGGCTACCGGATGACCAAGCGCGACTTTGCCAAGCAGGTTTTCCGGCAAATCCACGCTGACCCACAGCCGTGCCGGGTCGGTGACCACAAACAAGGGGTTGGGCAAATCCGGGCGCACCTCCATGCCGGGATTCACCTGGCGTTCGACCACCACACCCGCAATCGGGCTGCGCAGCGGGTAGCCTTCGTCGGCATTCACCGCACCCGCCGGGGCAAGGTTATGCAAACGCAGACGGGCACGGCGCGATTCGGCACGCGCGGCGGCGTAATCGGCCTGGGCGGCTTCGAGGTCTTTGCGCGCCAGGGCTTCGCCGCGGTACAGGGTTTGCGCACGGACGAGCGCCAGGCGTTTGACATTGGCATCGGCCTGGGCTTTTTCCAGATCCGACTCGGCGCTGCCCAGATCCGGCGAATCCAGCACCAGCAGGGTTTGTCCGGCACGCACGCTATCACCCAGTTGCGCCTTGATGGTCACCACGCGGCCGTTGATTGGCGAAGAAATGCGCGCGGTAGCGTCCTCGTTGTACACCACCCGGCCATTGAGCGGCCCAGCCAGTGGCAGCGCCACCCGCTGCACCGGCTCGGCGCGAATCGACGCCAGTTGCGGGGCGCCGGCCGGGTAACGCAATACGTCGGGGTCGCTGGGAGCGCGCGGGGCGGCGGCAACCGTCGCTGCTGATGGGCGCGCATGCCACATGAAATAAGCGGCACCAGCTGCCACGACAGCCAATGCGATTAGGAGGCGGGAAATTTTCATCATCAGTCCTTGGCAAGCTGGGTATTGATGCGCCATGCAGCGACGGCGCGCGCGTAATCGGCCTGGGCTGTCAGCGCCTCGATCTGGATGGCGCGCCAGGTGCGGCGTGCGTCGAGCACATTCACCGCCGAAATGGCACCGTGGGCAAAGGCGAATTCGGCGGCATCGGCGGCGCGACGCGCGGCGGGGATGAGCTCGGTTTGATAGCGCCGGAGTCGCTGGGTGCTGCTGTCGAGGGCGTTGCGCGCACGTGTCAGCTCGCCCAATGCCAGCGCATGGGTACGTTCCAGGTTGTCTTGCGCAGCGTCGAACGCGACCTCGGCGTTGCGGATATCCCCCGCATAATCATTGCCAAGAAAAAGCGGGAAGCTCACGCCCACGCCGAAGCTGTTGCCATTGTCGGGCGGGTAATGCTCAACTTGCGCGCCAACAGAAATGTCACGCACGCGTTGCGCCCGCACCAGGTCGCGCGCGCTGCGCGCCGCATCCACACGTGCCTGAGCGGCGCGCATGTCGGGGCGGCGGGCAATGAGAGCTTCGATATCGGCGTTTGTTGCCAGATCGCCTGGCACCGGCCAGGCGGATGTGGCCTGGATGCGCGGCGCATCGGCATCCGCACCGATCAGGTAGGCCAGTGCCAGCCGCGCCGTCGCCACATCGGCTGCGGCCTGTGCGGCGTCGTTGCTGGCGCGCAACGTATCAACGCGAATAACCGCCACTTCTGACGCCGCCAGGTCGCCCGCCCTGAGGCGCAATTCGGCTTTGTCCAGGGCTGCCTGGGCGAGTTGTGCACTGTCTGCAGTCAGCCGCATTTTGTCCTGCGCCAGCAGCAGGTCGTAGTAAGCTGCATCCAGCGCCACACGCTGCTGGCGGCGGGTATCGGACAAATCATCCTGGCTTGCCTGTTGCAATTGCCGCGCAGTGCGCATGCGCAAGGCGCGCTTGCCGCCGCGCTCGATGAGTTCGTCCACGCGCACGATGGTATCAATGCGTTTATCGTAAGGTGTGCCCGCACCCAGCCCGCGTGACGGCGTGATGCTGACGCTGTTGATGGAAACCTGCGGATTGGGACGCGCGCGCGCCGACATCAGCACCGCATCGGCGGACTCGACGGCGCGCTGCCCGGCCAGGATATCGCGGTTATTTGACAGCAGCCGCGCTTCGGCCTGCTCCAGGGTGAGCGTCAGCGGCGCAGCATCCGTGGCCGCCCGGGCGACAAAAGGTGCCGCACAAGCCAGGGCCCATGCAATCACAAGCGGCAAAATCAGCTTCACAGGACTCCCCCGGTTCACGCCATGCGCGCATCTGGACGATGCGTGGCAGGCCTATCGAAAGTCGGCAATGATCCCGGCTTAGCCTTGCAGCCATCTGACGGGGAGGGTAGAAAACAATAAAGAAGAAAAAAGCAGTTGAAGCCACTGAGAACACGGAGGGGACGCGGGTTTTGAGTAGAAGTGATTTTTTCTGATGATGGGTGAATCTGGAACAGCCACCCATGCCCTGTATTTGCGAGTTGAGCGCCGCGCCGCGCCGCCCAGCCCTGCGAACCCCATTTCATTCAAGTCCGACAGGCTCCTGGTGGCCAACAGCCGTTTTTAGCAACTATTCGGGCTCACCAGAATGGCATAAAGCGTGCGCCATCTGCTAAAAACGGGCTTGCAAACCCCGGGTTAAAACAGGCTGCACGGCTTCGCCTAACCCGCACCACGGCATGGAATGACTTGCTGATTACCGTTCTTTCAAGATACATGGTAAAACAGCGCCCATAATTTAAGGGAATCCCAGCCAAGCCGGGTTTTGACATTGCTGTGTACGGCGGGCCAGTGCCGTCCGAAAGCACGCCGATAAATCAGGCAGCCGCTTTGGTGCGCCGGGCGGGCGTTTTCGGCTTGGCTTTGGTTTTGGCGGCGGGTTTCTTGCGGGTAACCGGGCCTTTGGCGGCGCGGGCGGCGAGCAGCGAAAGCGCCTCTTCCAGCGTACAGGCTGCCGGATCGGCATCCTTGGGCAGGGTGGCATTGACTTTGCCGTGCTTGACGTACCAGCCATATTGGCCGTTGTGCAGGGTCACCGGCTTGCCGTCTTCGGGATGATTGCCCAGCGGCTTGCCGGCAGGCGCACCGCCGCGCGGCTCTTTCGCCATGGCCAGCACGTCCAGTGCGCGCGCCAGGTCGATGCTGTAAACGTCGTCGGCCTTGGGGAGGGATTTGAACTTGCCGTCGTGCTGCAAATAGGGGCCGAAACGGCCAATGTTGGCGATGATGGGCAGTTGGGTGTCGGGGTGCATGCCCACTTCGCGCGGCAGCGACAGCAACTTCAGCGCGGTGGGCAGATCGGCGTGCTCGGCAGGCAGGGTTTTCGGCCACGAAGCGCGCCGGGGTTTGAGCTTTTTGTCTTCCGGCGTGGCACCGATCTGCACGTACCAGCCGTAGCGGCCATTCAGCAGCAGGATGTCCTGCCCGCTGTCCGGGTCTTGCCCCAGCACGGTGGGGCCGTCCTCGTTGCCGCCGTGCAGCGGGCGCGTGTAATCGCACCCGGGATACGCCGAGCAGCCGACGAACAGCCCGCGCTTGCTGGCCTGCAGGAACAGTCTGGCGCCGCACTTGGGGCACGGTTCATCGGGGATCGGGCAGCCGCGCTCGACGTCGGCCTTGGCGGCGAGCGTGCCGGAAAATTCCTGCCAGAAGTCGTCCAGCAGCGGAATATATTTGAGTGTGCCGT contains:
- a CDS encoding efflux RND transporter periplasmic adaptor subunit; this encodes MMKISRLLIALAVVAAGAAYFMWHARPSAATVAAAPRAPSDPDVLRYPAGAPQLASIRAEPVQRVALPLAGPLNGRVVYNEDATARISSPINGRVVTIKAQLGDSVRAGQTLLVLDSPDLGSAESDLEKAQADANVKRLALVRAQTLYRGEALARKDLEAAQADYAAARAESRRARLRLHNLAPAGAVNADEGYPLRSPIAGVVVERQVNPGMEVRPDLPNPLFVVTDPARLWVSVDLPENLLGKVALGHPVAIEVDAYPGQRFAGHIDKIAPALDPVTRRIMLRCSVDSGAARLKAEMFARVTLLADADQLAFRIPNAALVSDGLYSYVFVEQAPGVLRKRRVTLAAQDRDYAYSVDSLRPGERIVTSGALLLNSELGVTQ
- a CDS encoding TolC family protein: MKLILPLVIAWALACAAPFVARAATDAAPLTLTLEQAEARLLSNNRDILAGQRAVESADAVLMSARARPNPQVSINSVSITPSRGLGAGTPYDKRIDTIVRVDELIERGGKRALRMRTARQLQQASQDDLSDTRRQQRVALDAAYYDLLLAQDKMRLTADSAQLAQAALDKAELRLRAGDLAASEVAVIRVDTLRASNDAAQAAADVATARLALAYLIGADADAPRIQATSAWPVPGDLATNADIEALIARRPDMRAAQARVDAARSARDLVRAQRVRDISVGAQVEHYPPDNGNSFGVGVSFPLFLGNDYAGDIRNAEVAFDAAQDNLERTHALALGELTRARNALDSSTQRLRRYQTELIPAARRAADAAEFAFAHGAISAVNVLDARRTWRAIQIEALTAQADYARAVAAWRINTQLAKD